A single genomic interval of Chiloscyllium punctatum isolate Juve2018m chromosome 35, sChiPun1.3, whole genome shotgun sequence harbors:
- the LOC140459579 gene encoding galanin receptor 2a-like, which produces MHGPVKGLFYAITYPIVAVVGIPANLVAIAILFRGRCGLSRCINYYLMAIAMTDFLVIVNGCTLNQISRIYFSDSVLSTTPICRLTTILVRCSRDGSVWLTAAFTIDRFVFICLQSLKIRYCTEKTALLIIGMICILSCVKNFPLYIIYRPFYILDGVAWFCGIKSIFYTLPIWQAYDWMDHIFTPFLPFVLILLLNVLTVKHIFTARKLRRKLVRAENGSDPEMENRKRSIVLLLAISLSFLLLWATEVGHFLYLRIKGDAYFNNVNFKDLTYVLQETTNLFQLLNSCNNVFIYAVSQNKFREEFKKVLLCPFAVLIECCEK; this is translated from the coding sequence CGAACTTGGTGGCAATTGCAATTCTGTTCCGAGGGCGGTGCGGACTCTCCAGGTGCATCAACTACTATTTGATGGCCATagcgatgacagatttccttgttATTGTCAACGGATGCACACTCAACCAAATCAGCCGCATTTACTTTAGCGACAGTGTTCTGTCCACCACCCCCATATGCAGACTGACTACAATTCTGGTCCGCTGCAGCCGGGATGGCTCCGTCTGGCTAACTGCAGCCTTCACCATCGACCGTTTTGTGTTCATTTGCTTGCAGAGTCTGAAGATCAGATACTGCACCGAGAAAACGGCGTTGCTCATCATAGGAATGATCTGCATCCTAAGTTGTGTTAAAAATTTCCCTTTGTACATCATCTACAGACCCTTCTACATCCTGGATGGGGTCGCCTGGTTCTGTGGTATAAAGTCTATATTTTATACGTTACCAATCTGGCAGGCGTATGACTGGATGGATCACATCTTtactccctttctcccatttgtCCTCATCCTGCTACTCAATGTCCTGACCGTAAAACACATCTTCACAGCCAGAAAACTCCGTAGGAAACTTGTCAGGGCTGAAAATGGCAGTGATCCAGAGATGGAAAACCGTAAAAGATCCATCGTCCTGCTCCTCGCCATTTCACTCAGCTTCCTGCTGTTGTGGGCCACCGAAGTTGGACATTTTCTGTACTTGCGTATTAAGGGTGATGCATACTTCAACAATGTGAATTTCAAAGACTTAACCTACGTCCTGCAAGAGACAACGAACTTGTTTCAATTACTCAACTCGTGCAACAACGTATTCATCTATGCAGTATCCCAGAACAAGTTCCGTGAGGAGTTCAAGAAGGTGTTGCTGTGTCCTTTTGCTGTGCTCATagaatgctgtgaaaaataa